In Pseudomonas oryzicola, one DNA window encodes the following:
- a CDS encoding alpha-xenorhabdolysin family binary toxin subunit B yields the protein MDVTNIDTVTPDFIKMQKAQDEIFQLIDTWDMKVLAGAREQLGLLRTLMLAVERSFNEFLIGAIVLLDDRAFVPRRRDADAHDGLSSVLSRLSQLYKELTKQNQRLELFSLSSFEEALPALQRLATSKQQQAVIFSQRLAELRQQKADILQAIEVFDSPSIATVLKGQIPSEEEIDQIAGLISNPKIDAGLIKLVTQKLAKHADALQGAKTFSDLSAARIRLDAKIEVALADQQQALHMQQVSQMELEAMTALCAIEPRRNEWLAELRKVEQECDAQTSKLSAIMDLEVATGALQELCAYLKSVHMAYDRS from the coding sequence ATGGATGTTACCAATATTGATACGGTTACTCCGGATTTTATAAAAATGCAGAAGGCGCAGGACGAAATTTTCCAGCTGATAGACACCTGGGATATGAAAGTGCTCGCTGGTGCGCGTGAACAACTTGGCCTGCTTCGTACATTGATGTTGGCTGTCGAACGCTCTTTCAACGAATTCCTGATTGGTGCAATTGTATTACTGGATGACCGTGCCTTCGTTCCGAGGCGGCGAGACGCCGATGCCCATGACGGGCTTTCCAGCGTTCTGAGTCGCTTGTCCCAGCTTTACAAGGAGTTGACCAAGCAAAACCAGCGACTGGAGCTTTTCTCGTTATCCTCGTTCGAGGAGGCGCTACCCGCGTTGCAACGCCTGGCCACCAGCAAGCAGCAACAGGCAGTGATATTCAGCCAGCGGCTGGCAGAACTCCGGCAGCAGAAGGCAGACATCCTGCAAGCGATAGAGGTGTTCGATAGCCCCTCCATTGCCACTGTGCTGAAAGGTCAGATACCGAGCGAAGAGGAAATCGACCAGATAGCCGGTTTGATTTCGAACCCCAAGATCGACGCCGGGCTGATAAAGCTGGTGACACAGAAGCTTGCCAAGCACGCCGATGCGTTGCAGGGGGCGAAAACCTTCAGCGACCTGAGTGCAGCCCGGATCAGGCTCGATGCAAAAATCGAGGTAGCGCTCGCGGATCAGCAGCAAGCGCTGCACATGCAACAGGTTTCACAGATGGAACTGGAGGCCATGACGGCTTTGTGCGCCATCGAGCCGCGGCGTAATGAGTGGCTGGCGGAACTGCGCAAAGTCGAGCAGGAATGCGATGCTCAAACTTCGAAGCTAAGCGCGATCATGGACCTGGAGGTTGCCACGGGCGCGCTGCAAGAGCTCTGCGCGTATTTGAAATCGGTGCACATGGCTTACGATCGCAGCTGA
- a CDS encoding protease inhibitor I42 family protein: MTAPRLLVPLSFALLSACAQQPTQPIELDAESECPTRLQVGQTLTLTLPSNPSTGYRWRVENPAANVLRSLGPEVYSAPEEEDVVGSAGVSTWRYQANRAGEAQLVLVYQQPWAADVAPVQSFDCKVIVR, encoded by the coding sequence ATGACCGCCCCTCGTCTGCTCGTTCCCCTGAGCTTCGCCTTGCTTTCTGCCTGCGCCCAACAACCCACGCAGCCCATCGAATTGGACGCCGAAAGCGAGTGCCCGACGCGCCTGCAGGTGGGCCAGACCCTGACCCTGACTCTGCCCAGCAACCCGTCCACCGGCTATCGCTGGCGCGTCGAAAACCCTGCCGCCAACGTGCTGCGCAGCCTCGGACCGGAGGTGTACAGCGCCCCAGAAGAAGAGGATGTGGTCGGCAGCGCCGGTGTCTCCACCTGGCGCTACCAGGCCAACCGTGCCGGAGAGGCCCAACTGGTATTGGTCTACCAACAGCCATGGGCCGCAGACGTCGCCCCGGTACAGAGCTTTGATTGCAAGGTCATTGTCCGCTGA
- the lon gene encoding endopeptidase La → MSDQQDFPEHPDEHSEVEHTTHQAEAGHALALPGQQLPDKVYVIPIHNRPFFPAQVLPVIVNEEPWAETLDLVAKSPDHCLALFFMDTPPEDHRHFDTSALPEYGTLVKVHHASRENGKLQFVAQGLSRVRIRTWLKHHRPPYLVEVEYPRQPAEPTDEVKAYGMALINAIKELLPLNPLYSEELKNYLNRFSPNDPSPLTDFAAALTSATGSQLQEVLDCVPMLKRMEKVLPMLRKEVEVARLQNEISAEVNRQIGEHQREFFLKEQLKVIQQELGLTKDDRSADLEQFEQRLEGKTLPDQARRRIDEEMGKLAILETGSPEYAVTRNYLDWATALPWGVYGKDKLDLKHARKVLDQHHAGLDDIKERILEFLAVGAWKGEISGSIVLLVGPPGVGKTSIGKSIAESLGRPFYRFSVGGMRDEAEIKGHRRTYIGAQPGKLVQALKDVEVMNPVIMLDEIDKMGQSYQGDPASALLETLDPEQNVDFLDHYLDLRLDLSKVLFVCTANTLDSIPGPLLDRMEVIRLSGYITEEKLAIAKRHLWPKQLDKAGVAKASLAISDSALRAVIEGYAREAGVRQLEKQLGKLVRKAVVKLLENPEARLKIGTKDLEAALGMPVFRSEQVLAGKGVITGLAWTSMGGATLPIEATRIHTLNRGFKLTGKLGDVMKESAEIAYSYVSANLKQFGGDPGFFNEAFIHLHVPEGATPKDGPSAGITMASALLSLARDQAPKKGVAMTGELTLTGQVLPIGGVREKVIAARRQKIFELILPEPNRGDFEELPDYLREGLTVHFAKRFADVAKVLF, encoded by the coding sequence ATGAGCGACCAGCAGGATTTCCCGGAACATCCCGACGAACACAGCGAAGTCGAACACACCACCCACCAGGCCGAAGCCGGCCACGCCCTCGCCCTGCCCGGCCAGCAACTGCCGGACAAGGTTTACGTGATCCCGATCCACAATCGCCCGTTCTTCCCGGCCCAGGTACTGCCGGTCATCGTCAATGAAGAGCCTTGGGCAGAAACCCTGGACCTGGTGGCCAAGTCGCCGGACCATTGCCTGGCCCTGTTCTTCATGGACACCCCGCCAGAAGACCACCGCCACTTCGACACCTCGGCCCTGCCGGAATACGGCACGCTGGTGAAGGTGCACCATGCCAGCCGCGAAAACGGCAAGCTGCAGTTCGTCGCCCAGGGCTTGAGCCGGGTCCGCATCCGCACCTGGCTCAAGCACCACCGCCCGCCCTATCTGGTCGAGGTCGAATACCCGCGCCAGCCGGCCGAGCCGACCGACGAGGTCAAGGCCTACGGCATGGCGCTGATCAATGCGATCAAGGAGCTGCTGCCGCTCAACCCGCTGTACAGCGAAGAACTGAAGAACTACCTCAACCGCTTCAGCCCCAATGACCCGTCGCCGCTCACCGATTTCGCCGCCGCCCTCACCTCGGCCACCGGCAGCCAGCTGCAGGAAGTGCTCGACTGCGTGCCCATGCTCAAACGCATGGAGAAGGTCCTGCCGATGCTGCGCAAGGAGGTCGAAGTCGCGCGCCTGCAGAACGAGATCTCGGCCGAGGTCAACAGGCAAATTGGCGAGCACCAGCGCGAGTTCTTCCTCAAGGAGCAACTCAAGGTCATCCAGCAGGAGCTGGGCCTGACCAAGGACGACCGCAGCGCCGACCTCGAGCAGTTCGAACAGCGCCTGGAAGGCAAGACCCTGCCGGACCAGGCACGCAGGCGCATCGACGAAGAAATGGGCAAGCTGGCCATCCTCGAAACCGGCTCGCCCGAATACGCCGTCACCCGCAATTATCTGGACTGGGCTACCGCCTTGCCCTGGGGCGTATACGGCAAGGACAAGCTCGACCTCAAGCACGCGCGCAAAGTCCTTGACCAGCACCACGCCGGCCTCGACGACATCAAGGAACGTATTCTCGAATTCCTCGCCGTAGGGGCCTGGAAAGGCGAAATCAGCGGCTCGATCGTGCTGCTGGTAGGCCCGCCCGGGGTGGGCAAGACCAGTATCGGCAAGTCCATCGCCGAATCACTCGGCCGGCCGTTCTACCGTTTCAGCGTTGGCGGCATGCGCGACGAGGCCGAGATCAAGGGCCACCGCCGCACCTATATCGGTGCACAGCCCGGCAAGCTGGTGCAGGCGCTCAAAGACGTCGAAGTGATGAACCCGGTCATCATGCTCGACGAAATAGACAAGATGGGCCAGAGCTATCAGGGCGACCCAGCGTCGGCGCTGCTGGAAACCCTCGACCCGGAGCAGAACGTCGACTTCCTTGATCACTACCTCGACCTGCGCCTGGACCTGTCCAAGGTACTGTTCGTGTGCACCGCCAATACCCTCGACTCGATTCCGGGACCGTTGCTCGACCGCATGGAAGTGATCCGCCTGTCCGGCTATATCACCGAGGAAAAGCTGGCGATTGCCAAGCGTCACCTGTGGCCCAAGCAACTGGACAAGGCCGGCGTGGCCAAGGCCAGCCTCGCCATCAGCGACAGCGCCCTGCGCGCGGTCATCGAAGGCTATGCCCGCGAAGCCGGTGTACGCCAGCTGGAGAAGCAACTGGGCAAGCTGGTGCGCAAGGCGGTGGTCAAGCTGCTGGAAAACCCTGAGGCCAGGCTGAAGATCGGCACCAAGGACCTGGAAGCCGCCCTCGGTATGCCGGTGTTCCGCAGCGAGCAGGTGCTGGCCGGCAAAGGCGTGATCACCGGCCTGGCCTGGACCAGCATGGGTGGTGCCACGCTGCCGATCGAGGCCACCCGCATCCACACCCTCAACCGCGGTTTCAAGCTCACCGGTAAACTGGGTGACGTGATGAAAGAGTCCGCCGAAATTGCCTACAGCTACGTCAGCGCCAATCTCAAGCAGTTTGGCGGTGATCCTGGCTTCTTCAACGAGGCGTTCATCCATCTCCACGTGCCCGAAGGGGCTACCCCCAAGGACGGTCCGAGTGCCGGCATCACCATGGCCAGTGCCCTGCTGTCGCTGGCCCGTGACCAGGCCCCGAAGAAAGGCGTAGCCATGACCGGCGAGCTGACCCTGACCGGACAAGTGCTGCCGATTGGCGGTGTGCGCGAGAAGGTGATTGCAGCGCGGCGGCAGAAAATCTTCGAGCTGATCTTGCCGGAGCCTAACCGTGGCGACTTCGAAGAGCTGCCAGACTATCTGCGTGAGGGCCTGACAGTGCATTTCGCCAAGCGCTTTGCCGACGTGGCAAAAGTGCTGTTCTGA
- a CDS encoding glucose/quinate/shikimate family membrane-bound PQQ-dependent dehydrogenase — protein MSTEGANTGSRWLPRLIGALLLLMGLALLAGGIKLSQLGGSLYYLIAGIGFALAGILLLAQRRIALGLYGLVLLGSTVWALVEVGLDWWQLVPRLAIWFAIGVVLLLPWARRPLIGPASKANSALLGVAVVASGACALASQFTHPGEVFGELGRDSSEMASAAPAMPDGDWQAYGRTEHGDRYSPLRQITPQNAYRLEEAWRIRTGDLPTENDPVELTNQNTPLKVNGMLYACTAHSRLLALDPDTGAEIWRYDPQVKSPVGTFKGFAHMTCRGVSYYDENRYVSRDGSPAPKISDAGQAVAQACPRRLYLPTADARLIAINADNGKVCEGFANQGAIDLTTGIGPFTAGGYYSTSPAAVTRDLVIIGGHVTDNESTNEPSGVIRAYDVHDGHLVWNWDSNNPDDTQPLAPGKMYSRNSANMWSVASVDEDLGMIYLPLGNQTPDQWGANRTPGAEKYSAGVVALDLATGKARWNYQFTHHDLWDMDVGSQPTLVHLKTDDGVKPAIIVPTKQGSLYVLDRRDGKPIVPIREIPTPQGAVKGDHTSPTQARSDLNLLGPELTEQAMWGATPFDQMLCRIQFRELRYEGQYTPPSEQGSLVYPGNVGVFNWGSVSVDPVRQLLFTSPNYMAFVSKMVPREQVAAGSKRESETSGVQPNTGAPYAVIMHPFMSPLGVPCQAPAWGYVAAIDLFTNKVVWKHKNGTTRDSTPVPIGLPVGVPSMGGSIVTAGGVGFLSGTLDQYLRAYDVNNGKELWKARLPAGGQATPMTYTGKDGKQYVLVTAGGHGSLGTRMGDYIIAYKLAE, from the coding sequence ATGAGCACTGAAGGTGCCAACACTGGAAGCCGCTGGCTACCGCGCCTGATTGGCGCGTTGCTGCTGCTGATGGGCCTGGCCCTGCTGGCCGGCGGCATCAAGCTGAGCCAGCTGGGCGGATCGCTGTACTACCTGATCGCCGGTATCGGCTTTGCCCTGGCGGGCATCCTGCTGCTGGCCCAACGCCGCATCGCCCTCGGCCTGTACGGCCTGGTTCTGCTGGGCAGCACCGTGTGGGCCCTGGTCGAAGTGGGCCTGGACTGGTGGCAACTGGTGCCGCGCCTGGCCATCTGGTTTGCCATCGGCGTGGTGCTTTTGCTGCCTTGGGCACGTCGACCACTGATCGGCCCGGCCAGCAAGGCCAATAGCGCGCTTCTCGGCGTTGCAGTGGTCGCTTCCGGCGCTTGTGCGCTGGCCAGCCAGTTCACCCACCCGGGTGAAGTGTTCGGCGAACTGGGCCGCGACAGCAGCGAGATGGCCAGCGCCGCACCGGCCATGCCCGACGGCGACTGGCAAGCCTATGGCCGCACCGAACATGGCGACCGCTATTCGCCACTGCGCCAGATCACCCCGCAGAACGCCTACCGCCTGGAAGAGGCCTGGCGCATCCGTACCGGTGACCTGCCAACCGAAAACGACCCGGTGGAGTTGACCAACCAGAACACCCCGCTGAAGGTCAACGGCATGCTCTATGCCTGCACCGCGCACAGCCGCCTGCTGGCCCTGGACCCAGACACCGGCGCGGAAATCTGGCGCTATGACCCCCAGGTCAAGAGCCCGGTCGGCACCTTCAAGGGCTTTGCCCACATGACCTGTCGTGGCGTTTCGTACTATGACGAAAACCGCTACGTCAGCCGCGACGGCAGCCCGGCGCCGAAGATCAGCGACGCCGGCCAGGCCGTGGCCCAGGCCTGCCCACGCCGCCTGTACCTACCCACTGCGGACGCCCGCCTGATTGCCATCAACGCCGACAACGGCAAGGTCTGCGAAGGCTTCGCCAACCAGGGCGCAATCGACCTGACCACCGGCATCGGCCCGTTCACCGCCGGCGGCTACTACTCCACTTCACCTGCCGCAGTCACCCGCGACCTGGTGATCATTGGTGGCCACGTCACCGACAACGAGTCGACCAACGAACCATCCGGCGTGATCCGCGCCTACGACGTACACGATGGCCACCTGGTGTGGAACTGGGACAGCAACAACCCGGACGACACGCAACCACTGGCCCCCGGCAAGATGTACAGCCGCAACTCGGCAAACATGTGGTCGGTTGCCAGCGTCGACGAAGACCTTGGCATGATCTACCTGCCGCTGGGCAACCAGACCCCCGACCAGTGGGGCGCCAACCGCACTCCGGGCGCCGAGAAGTACAGCGCCGGCGTGGTCGCCCTGGACCTGGCCACCGGCAAGGCCCGCTGGAACTATCAGTTCACCCATCACGACCTGTGGGACATGGACGTCGGCAGCCAGCCGACCCTGGTCCACCTGAAGACCGATGACGGCGTGAAACCGGCGATCATTGTGCCGACCAAGCAAGGCAGCCTGTACGTGCTCGACCGTCGCGATGGCAAGCCGATCGTGCCGATCCGCGAAATCCCCACCCCGCAAGGCGCCGTCAAGGGCGACCACACCTCGCCAACCCAGGCCCGCTCCGACCTCAACCTGCTCGGCCCTGAGCTGACCGAACAGGCCATGTGGGGGGCCACGCCGTTCGACCAGATGCTGTGCCGCATCCAGTTCCGCGAGCTGCGCTACGAAGGCCAGTACACCCCGCCATCCGAGCAAGGGTCGCTGGTCTATCCAGGTAACGTCGGTGTATTCAACTGGGGCAGCGTGTCGGTCGACCCGGTACGCCAGTTGCTGTTCACCTCGCCCAACTACATGGCCTTCGTGTCGAAGATGGTCCCGCGTGAGCAAGTGGCCGCAGGCAGCAAGCGCGAAAGTGAGACCAGCGGCGTTCAGCCAAATACCGGCGCCCCTTACGCGGTGATCATGCACCCGTTCATGTCGCCGCTGGGCGTACCGTGCCAGGCCCCGGCCTGGGGCTATGTCGCCGCCATCGACCTGTTCACCAACAAAGTGGTATGGAAGCACAAGAACGGCACCACCCGCGACAGCACCCCGGTACCGATCGGCCTGCCGGTTGGCGTGCCGAGCATGGGCGGCTCGATTGTCACCGCCGGTGGCGTCGGCTTCCTCAGTGGTACCCTCGACCAGTACCTGCGCGCCTATGACGTGAACAACGGCAAGGAACTGTGGAAGGCCCGCCTGCCAGCGGGTGGCCAGGCCACGCCGATGACCTACACCGGCAAGGATGGCAAGCAGTACGTGCTGGTGACCGCCGGCGGGCATGGCTCGCTGGGAACCCGCATGGGCGATTACATCATCGCCTACAAGCTGGCTGAGTAA
- a CDS encoding carbohydrate porin, producing MFQLPKTCYIGLALSALATPAGASEMFASDSPWMLGDWGGTRSELLEKGYDFTLGYTGEMGSNLHGGYDHDRTARYSDQFTFGSHLDLEKILGWHDSEFQLTITERHGDNISNDRINDPRVGGFTSAQEVWGRGETWRLTQMWIKQKYFDGALDVKFGRFGEGEDFNSFPCDFQNLAFCGSQVGNWVGGIWYNWPVSQWALRVRYNLSDALYAQVGVFEQNPSNLESGNGFKLSGSGTQGAVMPIELVWSPRVNGLEGEYRAGYYYSNAKAQDVLKDNNGQPAALSGAAYRSSSSKHGLWLGAQQQVTSLASDQSRGLSLFANATVHDKKTNAIDNYVQAGLVFKGPFDARAKDDIGFALARVHVNPAYRKNARLANQAAGLDDYDNPGFLPVQDTEYSAELYYGIHLADWLTVRPNLQYIRHPGGVSQVDDALIGGLKIQSSF from the coding sequence ATGTTCCAACTGCCCAAAACCTGTTACATCGGCCTTGCCCTCAGCGCCCTGGCGACCCCCGCCGGCGCCAGTGAAATGTTCGCCAGCGATTCCCCATGGATGCTCGGCGACTGGGGAGGCACCCGCAGCGAACTGCTGGAAAAAGGCTACGATTTCACCCTCGGCTATACCGGCGAGATGGGCAGCAACCTGCACGGTGGCTACGACCACGATCGCACCGCGCGCTATAGCGACCAGTTCACCTTCGGCAGCCACCTGGACCTGGAGAAGATTCTCGGCTGGCACGACAGCGAATTCCAGCTGACCATCACCGAGCGCCACGGTGACAACATCAGCAACGACCGCATCAACGACCCGCGCGTTGGCGGTTTCACCTCGGCCCAGGAGGTCTGGGGCCGTGGCGAAACCTGGCGGCTGACCCAGATGTGGATCAAGCAGAAGTACTTCGACGGCGCACTGGACGTGAAATTCGGCCGCTTCGGCGAAGGCGAGGACTTCAACAGCTTCCCCTGCGACTTCCAGAACCTGGCCTTCTGCGGCTCGCAGGTGGGCAACTGGGTCGGCGGCATCTGGTACAACTGGCCGGTCAGCCAATGGGCCCTGCGCGTGCGCTACAACCTCAGCGACGCCCTCTACGCCCAGGTCGGCGTGTTCGAGCAGAACCCTTCCAACCTCGAGTCGGGCAACGGCTTCAAGCTCAGCGGCAGCGGCACCCAGGGCGCGGTAATGCCGATCGAACTGGTGTGGAGCCCACGGGTCAATGGCCTTGAAGGGGAATATCGCGCCGGCTACTACTACAGTAATGCCAAAGCTCAGGATGTTCTCAAGGACAACAACGGCCAGCCGGCAGCGCTCAGCGGCGCCGCCTACCGCAGCAGCTCGAGCAAGCACGGCTTGTGGCTCGGCGCGCAGCAGCAGGTGACTTCGCTGGCGTCCGACCAGTCACGTGGCCTGAGCCTGTTCGCCAATGCCACGGTACACGACAAGAAGACCAATGCCATCGACAACTATGTGCAGGCAGGACTGGTATTCAAAGGGCCCTTCGACGCCCGCGCCAAGGACGACATCGGTTTCGCCCTGGCTCGCGTGCACGTCAACCCTGCCTACCGCAAGAACGCCCGCCTGGCCAACCAGGCCGCGGGCCTCGATGACTACGACAACCCTGGTTTCCTGCCGGTGCAGGACACCGAGTACAGCGCCGAACTGTACTACGGCATCCACTTGGCCGACTGGCTCACGGTACGCCCCAACCTGCAGTACATCCGCCACCCGGGCGGGGTGTCGCAGGTCGATGATGCCCTGATCGGCGGCCTGAAGATCCAGAGCAGTTTCTAA
- a CDS encoding TonB-dependent receptor, producing the protein MLYAPLRLSPLAVALWLAAPPSQAVELEPQVITANPLGNRQLATPSTVLDGDSLLQQQHGSLGETLNKQPGVASTWFGPGASRPVIRGLDGDRIRLLRNGVGALDASSLSYDHAVPLDPVTVDRVEIVRGPAALLYGGNAIGGVVNTFDNRIPDAPVDGIHGAGELRYGGADTTRSSAGKLEAGNGAFALHLDANSRQFNDLRIPGYARSAKVRDADEPGSKHRLENSDGRQEGGALGGAYHWEHGYAGLSYSRYDSNYGSVAEPGVRLDMKQDHYAFASELRDLDGRFTSVKVNAGYTDYEHREIEEGEVHTTFRNKGYEARIEARHQPLGPVEGVVGAQVSRNQFSALGEEAFVPHTDTDSLALFMLEQWQATERLNLSLGARLEHTGVDPDAKGNENFAEADSASSFNALSLSSGAVYQLDPVWSLAASLGYTERAPTFYELYANGAHVATGAFEIGDAGLNKEKAIATDLALRFDNGTHKGSVGVFYSHFRNYIGLIGTGNLREGGHDHDHDEDEHDHDHDGFPEYQYQGVRARFYGIEAQDRWQLLENRYGSFALELSGDYTRAKNLDSGEPLPRIAPLRLNSGLVWELDRWQARVDVQHAAAQQRKPADETSTDGYTTLGASVGYRFDIGNSQWLAFVRGENLTDQTVRYASSILRDIAPAPGRSVEVGLRTRF; encoded by the coding sequence ATGCTGTACGCACCGCTTCGCCTCTCGCCCCTCGCCGTCGCTCTATGGCTGGCCGCCCCGCCCAGCCAGGCCGTGGAACTCGAGCCTCAGGTCATCACTGCCAATCCTCTGGGCAACCGCCAACTGGCAACCCCCAGTACCGTGCTTGACGGCGACAGCCTGCTGCAACAGCAGCACGGCAGCCTCGGCGAAACCCTGAACAAACAGCCTGGTGTCGCCTCTACCTGGTTTGGCCCAGGCGCCAGCCGCCCGGTCATCCGTGGCCTGGATGGCGATCGCATCCGCCTCCTGCGCAATGGTGTCGGCGCTCTGGATGCCTCGTCGCTGTCCTACGACCACGCCGTACCGCTGGACCCGGTCACCGTCGACCGGGTCGAGATCGTTCGCGGTCCGGCCGCCCTGCTCTATGGGGGTAACGCGATCGGTGGCGTGGTCAACACGTTCGACAATCGCATTCCGGACGCTCCCGTCGACGGCATCCACGGTGCCGGTGAACTGCGCTACGGCGGCGCCGATACCACCCGCAGCAGCGCCGGCAAGCTGGAGGCTGGCAACGGTGCCTTCGCCCTGCACCTGGATGCCAACAGCCGCCAGTTCAATGACCTGCGAATCCCTGGTTACGCCCGCAGTGCCAAGGTCCGCGATGCCGACGAGCCGGGCAGCAAACACCGCCTGGAAAACAGCGACGGCCGCCAGGAGGGCGGTGCGCTGGGGGGGGCCTACCATTGGGAGCACGGTTACGCCGGTCTGTCGTACAGCCGTTACGACAGCAACTATGGCTCCGTGGCCGAGCCTGGCGTGCGCCTGGACATGAAGCAGGACCATTACGCCTTCGCCTCCGAACTGCGTGACCTGGATGGCCGGTTTACTTCGGTCAAAGTCAATGCCGGCTATACCGATTACGAGCACCGCGAAATTGAAGAAGGCGAGGTTCATACCACCTTCCGGAACAAGGGCTATGAAGCGCGCATCGAAGCCCGCCACCAGCCGCTCGGGCCCGTGGAGGGCGTGGTCGGCGCACAGGTCAGCCGCAACCAGTTCTCCGCCCTGGGCGAGGAAGCCTTCGTCCCGCACACCGACACCGACAGCCTGGCACTGTTCATGCTCGAACAGTGGCAAGCCACCGAGCGCCTGAACCTGAGCCTGGGTGCACGCCTGGAACATACCGGCGTAGACCCGGACGCGAAGGGCAACGAAAACTTCGCCGAAGCCGACAGCGCCAGCAGTTTCAACGCGCTCAGCCTGTCTTCAGGGGCGGTGTACCAGCTCGACCCGGTCTGGTCGCTCGCCGCCAGCCTTGGCTACACCGAGCGTGCCCCGACGTTCTACGAGCTGTACGCCAATGGCGCCCACGTGGCCACTGGCGCCTTTGAAATCGGCGATGCCGGCCTGAACAAGGAAAAAGCCATTGCCACAGACCTGGCACTGCGCTTCGACAATGGTACCCACAAGGGTAGCGTCGGGGTGTTCTACAGCCACTTCCGCAACTACATCGGCCTGATCGGCACCGGTAACCTTCGCGAGGGCGGGCATGACCACGACCATGACGAGGATGAGCACGACCACGATCACGACGGTTTCCCGGAATACCAATACCAGGGCGTGCGCGCACGCTTCTATGGCATCGAGGCCCAGGACCGCTGGCAACTGCTGGAAAACCGTTACGGCAGCTTCGCCCTGGAATTGTCTGGCGACTACACGCGAGCGAAAAACCTCGACAGTGGCGAGCCGCTGCCACGCATCGCTCCGCTGCGCCTGAACAGCGGCCTGGTCTGGGAGCTGGACCGCTGGCAGGCGCGGGTCGATGTGCAGCATGCGGCAGCGCAGCAGCGTAAGCCGGCCGACGAAACCAGCACCGATGGCTACACCACGCTGGGGGCGAGCGTTGGTTATCGCTTCGACATCGGCAACAGCCAGTGGCTGGCGTTCGTGCGCGGCGAAAACCTGACCGACCAGACCGTGCGCTATGCCAGCTCGATCCTGCGCGATATCGCGCCGGCACCAGGGCGTAGCGTGGAAGTCGGGCTGCGTACCCGCTTCTGA
- a CDS encoding VF530 family DNA-binding protein gives MSTAQHNALHGKTLEQILTELVAHYQWQGLAERVDVRCFKSNPSIKSSLTFLRKTPWAREKVEQLYVKLQRNA, from the coding sequence ATGAGCACGGCCCAACACAACGCGCTGCACGGCAAGACCCTTGAGCAGATCCTCACTGAACTGGTGGCGCATTACCAATGGCAGGGCCTGGCCGAGCGCGTCGATGTGCGTTGTTTCAAGAGCAACCCGAGCATCAAGTCGAGCCTGACCTTCCTGCGCAAGACACCGTGGGCGCGGGAAAAGGTGGAGCAGCTGTACGTGAAACTGCAGCGCAACGCCTGA
- a CDS encoding Pr6Pr family membrane protein, with translation MPRRPWLTGMAVLGWFGLTVQVYLVLLARWQEQASLIGGLINVFGYFTVLTNTLVATVLSYAAFGREGAGKRFFLSPSVSSAVATSIVLVALAYSVLLRHLWQPQGWQWLADELLHDVMPALFAVYWWIETPKGTLRLWHLAVWAFYPVVYFIYALWRGSEIGVYAYPFIDVASLGYEQVLCNALGMLAGFWGIGLVLLGLDRWRGVHKFA, from the coding sequence ATGCCCCGTCGTCCCTGGTTGACCGGCATGGCCGTGCTGGGCTGGTTCGGCCTGACCGTGCAGGTGTACCTGGTACTGCTGGCGCGTTGGCAGGAACAGGCCAGCCTGATTGGCGGCCTGATCAACGTATTCGGTTATTTCACCGTTTTGACCAATACCTTGGTGGCGACGGTGTTGAGTTATGCAGCGTTTGGTCGGGAAGGGGCTGGCAAGCGCTTCTTTCTATCGCCGTCGGTGAGTTCGGCGGTGGCCACCAGTATCGTGCTGGTGGCGCTGGCCTACAGCGTGTTGCTGCGCCATCTGTGGCAACCGCAGGGTTGGCAGTGGCTGGCGGACGAGTTGCTGCACGATGTGATGCCCGCGTTGTTCGCTGTGTACTGGTGGATCGAAACCCCGAAGGGCACGCTGCGCTTATGGCACTTGGCGGTGTGGGCCTTTTACCCGGTGGTGTATTTCATCTATGCGCTGTGGCGGGGAAGCGAAATTGGTGTGTATGCCTACCCATTCATCGATGTGGCCAGCCTGGGATATGAGCAGGTGTTGTGCAATGCCCTGGGGATGCTGGCGGGTTTCTGGGGTATCGGGCTCGTATTGCTGGGACTGGACAGGTGGCGTGGGGTGCACAAGTTCGCATAG